In Flavobacteriales bacterium TMED191, the sequence GGAAATAATTATGCTGTATTAAAAGATTTAGTTGCAAATAAGGTCAAATCAATTATATGTTTAGGCAAAAATAATAAAAAGATTCAATCAAATTTTAAATCAGTTGTGTCAAATATATTAGTGGTAAATAGTATGGAAGAAGCAGTTAGTTGTTCACATTCAAATGCCGATGTAGGCGATACAGTATTGTTATCACCTGCTTGTGCAAGTTTTGATTTATTTAAAAACTATGAAGAACGGGGTCAAATGTTTAAATCATGTGTTTCCAAAATTTAGAATTGATCTATGTTTACTTTGTTTGGAGATAAAATTATTTGGTGGGTTTCAATTTTACTTTTTGTTACTTCAATTTTATTAGTTTATAGTTCCGGTGGCACCACGACCCTAATAAGTCATATTACGCATCTTATTATGGGCTTAGGTTTGATTTTTATCTTTTCAAGATTTAATTATAAATACTTTACAAACTTGTCAACTATTTTAGTGATTCTATCTTCATTAATGCTGCTAATTCTGATTATTTTACCATCTTATAAAGGTGTAATAATATCAACAATTAAAGGGCGTTGGATTAGTTTTGGTATGTTTTCCTTTCAACCCTCAGAATTGGCAAAGTATAGTTTAGTGATATTTTTGTGTAGGAACTTAGTTCTTTACAAAGAACAATTAATTTATTTTAAATTCTTAGCATTATATATTCTTTTACCAACTGCATTGATTTGTTTTCTTATTATGCCATTTAATTTATCTACGGTAATATTAATTTACTTAATTGTTGTATTTATAATTTTTATTTCAGGATATCCATTATTATTGTTTTTTAAATACATCATTATACCATCACTATTTATCGCATCTGTATTTTTCTCTCTACTTGTAATTCCCTCTAATTCTATATTAGATAATTTACCTAGGTTAACTACGTGGAAGAACAGAATTTGTTTGGAGGAACCTTCCGCCCCTCCTCTTTCATGGGTAGATTGTTCTGCATATGATTCATCAAAAATATATAGTAATAATTATCAAATAGATAAAGCATTAGGTGCAATTAATAGAGGAGGTTTACTTGGAAAGGGAGCAGGAGATAGTTTTTATAAAAAAATTCTCCCAGATTCGATTTCAGATTTTATTTATGCAATTTTAATCGAAGAATATGGATTTGTTGGTGGTGTTATTGTTTTATTGCTCTATTTAATTTTTTATCAAAGAATCATGTTTCTTAGTGTTAGATCACAAAATGATTTTCCAAGATTATTATTACTTGCTTTAGGCACAATAGTATTATTTCAAGCTTTAATGCATATGTCCGTTTCAGTCAATTTAATTCCGGTTACTGGCCAAACTTTGCCTTTGATTAGTAAAGGCGGTTCTTCTGTTTGGGTTACATCATTAGCGTTTGGAATCATTTTAAATATTAGTCATCAAATTAAAAATCAGGATTAATTATTATGATAAAGCGTAAAAAAATTATTATAAGTTGTGGTGGAACTGGGGGTCATATTTTTCCCGGTCTTGAAATTGCAAAAGCTTTACAGAGGAACAATTCAAATATTGATATAGTTTTTGTTGGTGCTTCAGGGAGGATGGAAATGGAGCAAGTTCCAAAATCAGGATTCCGAATAATAGGAATTTGGATTCAAGGTATATATAGAAAATCAATTATTAGAAATATATTGTTTCCAATCAAATTAATTGTTAGTTTAATTCAGTCACTTATAATCTTATTATATTATCGACCTAGTGCTGTTATAGGTACTGGTGGTTTTGCAAGTTTCCCAGTATTATATGTTTCTTCTTTTTTAAGAATTAAGACATATATACAAGAACAAAATTGCTATGCTGGCTTAGCTAACAAATTACTTAGTAAGCGTGCACAAAGAATTTTTGTAGCCCATGATAATATGCATAAATTTTTTCCAGAAAAAAAAATTTTAAATTTTGGCAATCCTGTTAGAAAGTCCTTAAAAATAGATAAGGTTTCTAAAACACAAAGTAGAAAATATTTTGAATTAAAAGAGGATGTTTTTACAATACTAATTATTGGTGGTAGTTTAGGTGCGGGCCCAATTAACCGTACATTAGAACAGTATATTTCTAATAGTAGTTCATTTGATAGTCTATCAGGGGAGGTCAATAATTTAAAAAAAGATTTTAAAGATTGGGAACAATACGCACCCGGAATGCGTACAAACGGATTTCAATTAATTTGGCAGACAGGCTTTCAGGATTATAATCGTGTATGTGACTCTATAGGTCACTCTAAAACGGATTTTTCTGTAAAAAAGCAAGGGATGCATTCTAAAGTTCATTTCAATATTAATGTTGCAGTGTATCCTTTCATTGAGAGAATGGATTTGGCCTATAAATCTGCCGACATTATAGTTTCTAGAGCAGGTGCTATTGCAATAGCTGAAATTTGTTTTTTATCAAAAGCATGTATTTTAATACCGTCACCATATGTTACAGATAATCATCAAAAAAAGAATGCAGAATATCTAGTCAAAAATAATGCTTCATTTATGATAGATACTACTTCAACTAATTATAATGGACAAATAGAATTAAAGGATTTACTTACTAAGATTTATTCCTTTT encodes:
- a CDS encoding UDP-N-acetylglucosamine--N-acetylmuramyl-(pentapeptide) pyrophosphoryl-undecaprenol N-acetylglucosamine transferase gives rise to the protein MIKRKKIIISCGGTGGHIFPGLEIAKALQRNNSNIDIVFVGASGRMEMEQVPKSGFRIIGIWIQGIYRKSIIRNILFPIKLIVSLIQSLIILLYYRPSAVIGTGGFASFPVLYVSSFLRIKTYIQEQNCYAGLANKLLSKRAQRIFVAHDNMHKFFPEKKILNFGNPVRKSLKIDKVSKTQSRKYFELKEDVFTILIIGGSLGAGPINRTLEQYISNSSSFDSLSGEVNNLKKDFKDWEQYAPGMRTNGFQLIWQTGFQDYNRVCDSIGHSKTDFSVKKQGMHSKVHFNINVAVYPFIERMDLAYKSADIIVSRAGAIAIAEICFLSKACILIPSPYVTDNHQKKNAEYLVKNNASFMIDTTSTNYNGQIELKDLLTKIYSFFKNSKLINEMGENANNLFKYNAAEDIASIVIKDIQN